DNA from Kwoniella dejecticola CBS 10117 chromosome 1, complete sequence:
TCGGCTGGCGGGAGTGAGAAGGGGGGTAAGACTAGAGTAGCGTCTCCGGAGTGGACACCTGCATTCTCGACGTGTTCGGATACAGCGTGAACCAGGAGGTCGCCTTTATAAGCTACGGCGTCGACGTCGATCTCTTGGGCGTTGTCGATGAATTGAGAGATGACGACTGGATGAAGGGGCGAGACGTCGGTCGCGAGGGTGAGGTTCTTCTCGAGAGAGGCTTCGTCCCATACGGTGTTCATGGCTGCACCGGAGAGAACGTAAGATGGTCGAATGAGGACGGGGTAGCCGACCTTGGAGGCGAAAGCTTTAGCGGATTCGAGCGAGGTAGCCTCGGTCCATGCTGGTTGGTCGACACCAATAGAGtccaagatggaagagaacTTGTGTCGATCTTCGGCGTTGTCAATTTGCTCTGGATCGGTACCGAGAACACTGACACCAGAGTTCTTGAGTCGAAGAGCAATGTTCTGAGGCAATTGACCTACATGATTCCCATGTCAGCAAGCCCTGGATTGATTTGCAGATGTCACTTCAGTTTCATGGCCACTCACCACCGACAGACACAACAACACCTTCGGCACCTTCCAGCTCGTAAATATCCATAACTCTCTCGAAGCCGAGTTCCTCAAAGTACAGTCGATCAGCCTCGTCGAAATCGGTGGACACAGTCTCAGGGTTATAGTTGATCATGATTGTCTTCTTGCCCAGATCCCTGATAGCTCGAGAACAAGTGACAGCACACCAATCGAATTCTACTGAAGATCCAATTCGGTATACACCCGAACCGAGAACCATGGTTCCGTTGTCGGTGAAGTCAACATCATGTGTGGAGGCATTGTAGGTGGTGTACAAGTAGTTGGTGTAGGCAGGGAACTCGGCAGCAAGAGTATCGATCCGCTTGACGAAGGGGGTCACACCGAATGATTTCCTCTTAGCTCGGACTTCGGCTTCCTTGACATTTGCAAGTTGACTGATGTGCAAGTCGGAGAAACCAGTCTTCTTGGCTGTGAGGATCAAATCTTTGTCAATCGTCTCGAAAGGTGTGGTTTGGAGCTGTTTGTAGACAGTGACTATGTTTTCTAATTTGTACAAGAACCATTTATCGATCTTCGTGATGTCATGTAATTGGTCGATGGTGTAGTTGAGGTTCAACATGGCGTGAGCGATGGCAAAGAGTCGTCtatcgttgttgttggctAAGGCAGTCTCCATATCTTCGGGTTTCCAATAAGCGTCGAATCCAGTAAAGTTGGGGTCGACTTGTCGAATGGCCTTTTGAAGGGATTCCTCAAATGTTCGGCCGATAGCCATCACTTCTCCGACTGACTTCATAGCTGATCCAACATTTCGCTCGACGTGTTGGAACTTGGCCAAGTCCCACTTGGGCATCTTGGTGACGATATAATCTAAGGAAGGTTCGAAACAAGCGGTGGTAGATTTGGTGACGGCATTAGGAAGTTCGGGAAGGGTGTGACCGAGAGCAATCTTGGCAGCAGTGTAAGCAAGAGGGTAACCGGTGGCCTTGGATGCAAGGGCACTGTAAAAGGAGGTCAGTATAGGTATCCCGCAACAAAACCAATCCGTTGActgctcacctcgatcgaGACAGACGGGCATTCATCTCGATAACTCGGTAATCTCGACTGTTGGGGTCAAGGGCGTATTGTACCTGTGTTTTATGTCAGCCAAGCAGGCCTGCGATTTGCTTAGGCCGACTCACGTTACATTCACCGACGACACCGACGTGCCTGACGATCTTGATAGCAGCTGTTCGGAGCATGTGGTACTCGTCATCCGAGAGGGTTTGCGAAGGAGCAACAACAATAGAGTCACCGGTGTGGGTACCGAGAGGGTCGAAGTTCTCCATGTTACAGCAAATGATGGTGTTCTATTCAAGCACACACTGTCAGTCAACATCGTTATCCGGATACTACGGGGAAGAGGGCAAACTCACATCAGCAGCATCTCGGACCACTTCGTACTCGAGCTCTTTCCAACCTTTCAAAGATTTCTCAATCAATACTTGAGGggacagagacagagactTGGCAGCCAAGTTTCGGagttcctcttcatcgtgaGCGAAACCTGAACCAAGACCACCAAGGGAGAAAGCAGAACGAAGAATGATGGGGTAACCGATTTCTTTGGCAGCGTTGAGGGCATCTTGAATAGTGGATACTGCAGTAGACTCAGCAGCAGGGATGTCGATTTCTGCGATTCCACGGAAATTGGGAATTAGCATTGAGCGGAATCTGACCAAATCTCAGACCTTCGGACCGAAGTTGATGACGGAAGCGACATACCGTTCAAAGCCTGCACGAACAAATCACGATCTTCCGAAACTTCCAACGTCCTGATTGGTGTTCCCAATACTTTGACACCTAATCTCTCCAATACACCCATTTTATCCAGTTGAATACCAACGTtcaaagctgactgaccACCGAAGGTCAAGAGGATACCATCCGGTcgttccttctccagcaCGTATGCGACATAGTCAGCGGTAACAGGGAGGAAGTAGATCTCGTTGGCCAAGTGGTGTGATGTTTGGATGGTAGCGATATTCGGGTTGATAAGGATAGTGGAGATGTTGGATTCTCGTAATGCTTTTATAGCTTGTGAACCTGTATCCTACAAGTCAATACACTGTTTCTCCCTCGAAATTCAGATTGAAGGTGGGCaataagaagaagattgaggacTGACCAGAGTAATCAAATTCTCCCGCTTGACCGATACTCAAACCACCACTTCCAACTACCAGCACCTTCTTCACGTCGGGTTTCTCCAACTTAGGCAAGACTTTCGCTGATATTCGTCTGGCTAGTTCCGAGGGGGAGTTGAGCGTTGGTTCACCGTCCACTTGACCGTATGAACCGACTGCCGGCGCAGCGACAGCGTAAGATCTGGCTTGAGTAGGTACTGCTCTTCTGGCAGCTGAGGCAGGGAGGGTTCGAAGTGACCGAGAGGCCAGAGATGGTCGACAGAGAGGGATAGTTCGAAGCATTTTGGTGGTCTTTCCGGTAATCTCAAAAGCGAAGAGTTGTTGAAAAGTTGGGTTTGGGGGCTGAGTGATCAGAAATCTGACTGGGCGACAGACTCTTTACTCTATAGGGTAGAGAAAGATTAGGATGTTTCCTTTTCCCCCTTTTGAGAAGTTGATATCAGGTTGTTTTTGGTTGATGAAAGCAAGAGCCAGAggatttgatgattttcaactttttcatCCGACCCGTTAGACGAGGCTTCAAAAGATCACAACGGTAACACCAAACGAGTCAACTTGAAAATTTGCCACGTGACTCGCATAGGATCCCTTTATAATTTAATTTAACTTCCTTATCGGCCTACAAAACAGAGTGATCGGGATGATGCCAGGTACACGGATGACGGAGAATGAGAACATGTCCGTGATGCCGTATTGCTGTGCGACATCATCACTGccaaaggtaaaggtaatAACAAATCCGTCAACGCTCAAAGCTCAGTGCTCAATGCGGGGTACTCGTACTTTTCACTTCATCGCATCGAGCGGAGTAACATCGTCTTTTCACTACAACCACATCAGCAGCTCGACGGAGCCCGACTAGATCAGCGCACGTCGACCGGAAATCCTCGTTTCGTCTGAGAACAATAATATCGGAACACGGCTCAAGTGTCCGTCGGTGACCGGTCACACAACACACacatcgaagaaaggatcAAACATCCATCACATCTCACTTTAGCACCGAACAAATCGCCGCATCTGCGAAATTAGTCAATCGCAGTCACAAAACTTCGATCCATTTTATCATTTATCGCTCATTCACTGCTAATCCAGTCTCACTCATTCACTCAATTGATCCACGCTCTCTAAGCAACATGTCACATCTACCACCGACTCCCCCTTACAGCTCCTCATCGCAACCACCTAGATCTCCCGCGGACTCAAATCGTCGGCATGGCTTCGTCAACCCTTCACTGCCCTCGAATACTACTGGGCAAGCTCTGTACGAATCAGACGTCCCAGGCAGTTCCAATTATTACCCTTCCGCTCCCAGCTCGCCACGATTGCCGAGTGGAGGCTTGAACGAATTTGGCTACACAGAGCAAGCTCGACCCATCACTCCTTCTGGCTCCGTCGGGAGACGACCTCTTCCCGCTCAACCACCTGTTCCGGCACCTGCTTTACCTCCAAATCCGTACCCATCTTATCGCTCGACGTCCGGATCTGGGTCAGGTTTCGGTGCAACTGGATCAGTGGGCCGGAGAGCATTACCTACCCCGCCATCCCAATCAGGATCATCCGCTACAACTTTACCACCACCTCGACCCAGCGGAGCGAGGGCCCTACCGAGTGTACCAGGGGGATCTCGAGGTAGAACCGTGTCTGGACCTGCACCCTCTTATCCAGAAGGAGaccctcctccaccgccgCCAAGACCGTCACAGCCATacgcttcttcatcatatgTCCCAGCTCCCTTACCACCACCGCCTCGGACATCAACTCAATTAACACCCCCTCTGCCTCGACCACCTACCGATAGAGTCAATCACCTCGCTGATGAAGATCGGAATATCTTCATGtccccttcatccagctcatcatcttcgaactCCTTCGCTTCGCCCAGTCCGTCTCGCGCACCATCACAATCCCACTCCACAGCTCACTCATCCAccactttctcatcttcatccgcaaGCGTCACCCGGAATAGCTCTCGGTCAACCCAAGCTTCAAGCCTAGACACTCGTCCGACCAGTGTATCAAGCGACCACGATTCTTGGTTGCCCATCTTGCCGGAGCGTTTCGGCGATTTAGGTATGGTTGAGGAATATAGCGGTGGACGCGAATCTGTGGACGGACTAGCACCTCCGTCCATCTCGGGCGGGGCAAGTAGTGGAAGGGGAACGCCAACGCAGAAAGACTGGTTTGACGGTCCACCTAGCTTACCGTATCTGGAAGACGGTCGGACATTTAGCAGAAACAGGGCAGCAAGTGCAGCTACGATAGGACCGGACGGAGAAGCTTATCCCATCACGCCCAAAGGGGATGATAAGAAGTTCGACAGACAAGGCGGTATACTCGGTGCACCATTTCAACCTGATCCTCCATCACCCTCGCGCCGCTCGACGAATAACGTTTCCTTCCCTGTCCCACAAATTCAATCGGATGGCTCTGCCGGCCCagcagacgaagagggaaCATGGAGCAGTAACGAGACTGTGCCGGCGCCCATACGGCGGGAAGACTCGATCAGCAGCAACGCAACGGATTACAGTATTACAGCGAACGACTCTGATGCTCAATCTCTATCTGCACTGAACCccgcttcatcttcgtcgaccACGAATTTATTACAGCAGATCAGCAATAGTGGGAACAGTGGAAACATCCCTCAAAGgcaatcatccatcacctCTTCCCTGCATCCGGCATCGATATCGAGTCGCCATACTGGGCGGTCGGTTGCTTCTGCGTTATCGCCTTCATGGGCAGCGCAAACCCAACAACCTTCGAATTGGGTGTCCAGGAAACTTCAGATACATCAGTCCCATAGGAGTCctttcgaagatgaggagaccGGCGAACCAAGATTGTACGAGGACGATAATTgggatgacgaggatgaagaagaagatgaagaagaattggatGTCAATGAGATCAGGTTCTTCCAACCTGCGTTCGTCAGTGAGATGGCCCTACAGCTGCGAGATAAAGTGGAGAGAGGCAGACATATCAAAGCGGGTATAGCATGGGTAGGAAGTTTCACTGGCAAAGACATCGTTGTGAGTCTTAAAACCTGCATTTGTACCATTTCCACAGATACTGACTCTAAAGCTCTAATGTGTGACCTCACTGTAGACTACCATCCAGAATCTCTTGCCTCCTCATACTCGGTCATCAGGAAACGATCGGCGATTCGCGCACGCTACAGCCTTATCCTTGCAGAATCAACTTTGGTTCGTAGAGGT
Protein-coding regions in this window:
- a CDS encoding carbamoyl-phosphate synthase arginine-specific large chain, with amino-acid sequence MLRTIPLCRPSLASRSLRTLPASAARRAVPTQARSYAVAAPAVGSYGQVDGEPTLNSPSELARRISAKVLPKLEKPDVKKVLVVGSGGLSIGQAGEFDYSGSQAIKALRESNISTILINPNIATIQTSHHLANEIYFLPVTADYVAYVLEKERPDGILLTFGGQSALNVGIQLDKMGVLERLGVKVLGTPIRTLEVSEDRDLFVQALNEIDIPAAESTAVSTIQDALNAAKEIGYPIILRSAFSLGGLGSGFAHDEEELRNLAAKSLSLSPQVLIEKSLKGWKELEYEVVRDAADNTIICCNMENFDPLGTHTGDSIVVAPSQTLSDDEYHMLRTAAIKIVRHVGVVGECNVQYALDPNSRDYRVIEMNARLSRSSALASKATGYPLAYTAAKIALGHTLPELPNAVTKSTTACFEPSLDYIVTKMPKWDLAKFQHVERNVGSAMKSVGEVMAIGRTFEESLQKAIRQVDPNFTGFDAYWKPEDMETALANNNDRRLFAIAHAMLNLNYTIDQLHDITKIDKWFLYKLENIVTVYKQLQTTPFETIDKDLILTAKKTGFSDLHISQLANVKEAEVRAKRKSFGVTPFVKRIDTLAAEFPAYTNYLYTTYNASTHDVDFTDNGTMVLGSGVYRIGSSVEFDWCAVTCSRAIRDLGKKTIMINYNPETVSTDFDEADRLYFEELGFERVMDIYELEGAEGVVVSVGGQLPQNIALRLKNSGVSVLGTDPEQIDNAEDRHKFSSILDSIGVDQPAWTEATSLESAKAFASKVGYPVLIRPSYVLSGAAMNTVWDEASLEKNLTLATDVSPLHPVVISQFIDNAQEIDVDAVAYKGDLLVHAVSEHVENAGVHSGDATLVLPPFSLPPAELDSYKEIAQKVAKAFEISGPFNMQIIRKPPTGNNPPQLKVIECNLRASRSFPFVSKVLGKNFIDVAAAAIMGEGVPAPVDLMKEQRDYVAIKVPQFSWTRLPGADPFLGVEMASTGEVASFGKDVHEAYWAAILSVNGFKLPKKNSGILLGGDISREEMPIIAANLLSLGFKLYTYDSKVESYINEQPNLSIKKIYVPVKDKRKLREVLEEHEISTVIDIARSRAASTGEAEYAARRAAVDFGIPLINNAKLAVLLTETLQKKFHQSPLPYVEGTNPPEVKSWREFVGEERAY